From Halotia branconii CENA392, the proteins below share one genomic window:
- a CDS encoding phosphotransacetylase family protein — MPKSAKYLLIGSTETYSGKSATVLGLYHQLQQKGLDIGYGKPLGTCFSASGGSVVEEDVQFVTVSLNLSANRVAPTLLALNDISVQKRLRGEDKVDYRQSLVEQYLQIPRGDLVLLEGSGDLAEGNLFDLSLLQIAEVLDAAVLLVARYNSLLSVEALLSAKQRVDDRLVGVVINDIPAEQIEVVDSVLRPYLEQQGIAVLATLPKSDLLRSVSVGELVNQLNAEVLCRSDRLDLMVESLAIGAMNVNAAVKYFRKRRNMAVVTGGDRVEIQQAALETSTQCLILTGQLPPPPFILSRAEELEIPILSVDLDTLTTVEIVDRTFGQVRVHEPIKVECIRQLMTEHFDIDRLLSKLGLTPVNALS; from the coding sequence GTGCCAAAATCTGCTAAATATTTGCTGATTGGCTCAACCGAGACATACAGTGGTAAATCTGCAACTGTTCTGGGTTTATATCACCAACTACAGCAAAAAGGACTAGATATTGGCTACGGCAAACCACTAGGCACTTGTTTTAGTGCATCTGGCGGTTCCGTGGTTGAAGAAGATGTCCAGTTCGTTACTGTTAGTCTCAACCTGTCGGCAAACCGTGTTGCCCCTACTTTGCTGGCTTTGAATGATATTAGTGTGCAGAAACGCTTACGCGGTGAAGATAAAGTTGATTATCGTCAATCATTAGTAGAGCAATATTTGCAAATTCCACGAGGAGATTTAGTATTGCTAGAAGGATCTGGTGATTTAGCGGAAGGAAATCTATTTGATTTGTCTTTGCTGCAAATAGCTGAAGTGCTAGATGCTGCTGTGTTGTTGGTAGCTCGTTACAATTCGTTGCTTTCAGTTGAGGCACTATTATCTGCAAAACAGCGCGTGGACGATCGCTTGGTAGGAGTTGTAATTAACGATATTCCTGCCGAACAAATAGAAGTTGTTGATAGTGTTTTACGCCCATATTTGGAACAACAAGGTATTGCTGTATTGGCAACGCTGCCCAAAAGTGACTTGCTTCGCAGTGTCAGTGTTGGCGAATTGGTAAACCAATTAAACGCCGAAGTTCTCTGTCGGAGCGATCGCTTAGATTTGATGGTAGAAAGTTTGGCCATTGGGGCAATGAATGTCAATGCGGCTGTAAAATATTTCCGCAAACGCCGGAATATGGCAGTGGTGACAGGAGGCGATCGCGTAGAAATTCAGCAAGCTGCTTTAGAAACTTCTACCCAATGCCTCATCCTCACTGGACAGCTACCACCTCCCCCGTTCATCCTCAGTCGCGCTGAAGAACTAGAAATACCCATATTGTCGGTTGACTTGGATACTCTCACAACTGTAGAGATTGTTGACCGCACTTTTGGTCAAGTACGCGTTCATGAGCCGATTAAAGTTGAATGCATTCGCCAATTAATGACAGAGCATTTTGATATTGACCGCTTGCTATCTAAACTAGGCTTAACTCCAGTAAACGCTTTATCCTAG
- a CDS encoding glutathione S-transferase family protein, whose protein sequence is MIDLYTFTTPNGRKASIMLEEVELPYNVHKIDITKQEQFSPEYIAINPNSKIPAIADQETGITIFESGAILIYLAEKTGKLLPTAQKKRFQVLEWLMFQIGGVGPMFGQLNHFKKFASEIIPYAIERYEKETLRIYGVLDKQLADNEFICGEYSIADVATYPWVAIYEMQGLTLNNHSNLKRWVETVQKRPAVQRGMNIP, encoded by the coding sequence ATGATTGACCTCTACACCTTCACTACACCCAACGGACGCAAGGCTTCCATCATGTTGGAAGAAGTCGAACTGCCTTACAACGTCCATAAAATCGATATTACCAAGCAAGAGCAATTTTCACCCGAATACATCGCTATTAACCCCAATAGTAAAATTCCGGCGATCGCCGATCAAGAAACTGGAATTACAATTTTTGAATCTGGTGCAATTCTGATTTACTTGGCGGAAAAAACAGGTAAACTATTACCCACTGCCCAAAAAAAGCGTTTTCAAGTACTGGAATGGCTAATGTTCCAAATAGGAGGCGTAGGGCCAATGTTTGGACAACTCAACCACTTTAAAAAGTTTGCATCCGAAATAATTCCCTACGCTATTGAACGTTACGAAAAGGAAACTCTACGGATTTATGGCGTGTTAGATAAACAACTAGCAGACAATGAATTTATCTGCGGTGAATATTCCATAGCTGACGTTGCGACTTATCCTTGGGTGGCAATTTATGAAATGCAAGGTTTGACCCTAAACAATCACTCAAATCTCAAACGCTGGGTTGAGACAGTACAAAAACGTCCAGCAGTGCAGCGCGGTATGAATATTCCTTAG
- a CDS encoding YajQ family cyclic di-GMP-binding protein, producing the protein MASTYSFDIVSDFDRQELVNTVDQVVRDIKGRYDLKDTQTTVELGEQAITINTDSEFTLDSVHNILREKAAKRNLSQKIFEFGKVESASGNRVRQEVTLKKGISQEIAKQISKLIRDEFKKIQASIQGDAVRVSAKDKDELQNVIQRLKQEDYPVALQFTNYR; encoded by the coding sequence ATGGCTTCTACTTATTCCTTTGACATCGTAAGTGACTTTGATCGACAAGAATTGGTTAATACTGTTGATCAAGTTGTACGAGACATTAAAGGTCGTTATGACCTCAAAGATACTCAGACCACTGTTGAGTTAGGCGAACAAGCAATTACTATTAACACCGACAGTGAGTTTACCTTAGATTCTGTACACAACATTTTGCGAGAAAAAGCTGCTAAACGTAACCTTTCTCAAAAAATCTTTGAATTTGGCAAAGTTGAATCAGCTAGCGGTAACCGCGTACGTCAAGAAGTTACACTCAAAAAAGGCATCAGTCAGGAAATTGCTAAACAAATTTCCAAATTGATTCGGGACGAGTTCAAAAAGATCCAAGCCTCGATTCAAGGGGATGCTGTAAGGGTTTCGGCTAAAGATAAAGATGAATTACAAAATGTTATCCAGCGTCTAAAGCAAGAAGATTATCCTGTGGCTTTGCAATTTACAAATTATCGTTAA
- a CDS encoding glycosyltransferase, whose protein sequence is MPANSWPENDYYDELDPLNSLLSDLSVDEESVVETQDMSLPSRFQGRRRKAALVLTIVWSGTIALHLVSWGSMFVLGFTTILGLHALVVVFARPRCYAKEMQGNLPSVSIVVAAKNEESVIGKLVKNLCSLEYPNGQYEVWIIDDHSTDKTPQLLAELAQEYKQLKVLRRSAQATGGKSGALNQVLPLTKGEFVAVFDADAQVAPDLLLQVIPLFQHEKVGAVQVRKAIANAKENFWTKGQMSEMALDTWFQQQRTAIGGIGELRGNGQFVRRTALESCGGWNEETITDDLDMTLRLHLNNWDIECTSYPAVQEEGVTNVIALWHQRNRWAEGGYQRYLDYWHLILKNRMGTRKTWDLLIFMVTMYILPTAAIPDLLMAIARHRLPILSPVTSLSVTMSVVGMFAGLKRIRQDQKFNISTTFLLLLQTIRGTLYMLHWLVVMSSTTARVSVRPKRLKWVKTVHSGSGE, encoded by the coding sequence ATGCCAGCCAACTCCTGGCCCGAAAACGATTATTACGACGAGCTTGACCCACTTAACTCTTTATTATCCGACCTATCGGTAGACGAAGAGTCAGTGGTAGAGACGCAGGATATGTCTCTACCATCCCGGTTTCAAGGACGTAGACGCAAAGCTGCTCTAGTATTAACCATAGTTTGGAGTGGCACGATCGCTCTGCATTTAGTTTCTTGGGGTTCTATGTTTGTACTGGGATTTACTACAATCTTAGGACTTCACGCCTTGGTGGTCGTGTTTGCTAGACCCCGTTGCTATGCCAAAGAAATGCAAGGGAATTTGCCCTCTGTATCTATTGTGGTAGCAGCAAAAAATGAAGAATCAGTTATTGGCAAATTAGTCAAAAATCTTTGTAGCCTAGAATATCCTAATGGTCAGTACGAAGTCTGGATAATTGATGATCACAGCACCGATAAAACACCACAGTTATTAGCAGAACTGGCACAAGAATACAAACAACTGAAGGTTCTAAGGCGTTCTGCACAAGCTACAGGCGGCAAATCGGGAGCGTTGAATCAGGTTTTGCCACTGACTAAAGGCGAATTTGTGGCAGTGTTTGACGCTGATGCTCAGGTAGCACCAGACTTGCTGCTACAGGTAATACCTTTATTTCAGCACGAAAAGGTGGGGGCAGTACAAGTACGAAAAGCGATCGCCAACGCCAAAGAAAATTTTTGGACTAAAGGTCAGATGTCTGAAATGGCTTTGGATACTTGGTTCCAGCAACAACGTACTGCCATTGGTGGAATTGGTGAACTGCGGGGTAATGGTCAATTTGTGCGGCGGACGGCTTTAGAAAGTTGTGGTGGATGGAATGAAGAAACCATCACCGATGATTTGGATATGACTTTGCGCCTGCATCTAAATAACTGGGATATTGAGTGTACGTCCTATCCAGCGGTGCAAGAAGAAGGCGTGACAAATGTGATCGCCCTTTGGCATCAGCGCAACCGTTGGGCAGAAGGCGGCTATCAGCGTTATTTAGATTATTGGCATCTTATTCTCAAAAACCGCATGGGTACGCGTAAGACTTGGGATTTGCTGATATTTATGGTGACTATGTATATCTTACCGACAGCAGCCATCCCAGATTTATTAATGGCGATCGCCCGGCATCGTTTACCAATTCTTAGCCCAGTCACGAGTTTATCAGTCACTATGTCCGTAGTGGGTATGTTTGCCGGACTGAAGCGGATACGTCAAGATCAGAAATTCAATATTTCTACAACTTTTCTGTTACTGCTTCAGACAATACGCGGCACTTTATATATGTTGCACTGGTTAGTAGTGATGAGCAGTACTACTGCCCGCGTCTCCGTCAGGCCAAAGCGCTTAAAGTGGGTAAAAACGGTGCATTCAGGAAGTGGAGAGTAA
- a CDS encoding GNAT family N-acetyltransferase, protein MQTSMINIDHSFNSLQTFPVIETESYIIRLAFNQKELESIFRLRFQVFNLELGLGYLTSNLTQMDQDEFDAVWHHLILIYKETGQIVGSYRMQTYSMASQTLGFYAAQYFNLTKINDSLLQVTVEIGRACIAKEYRTIQALSLLFKGLANYLAWSGNQYFLGCATLPTQSHYKACCAYNYFQNNGFMHPSILVEPKSQYSLELSQDYPDSCNVEIPDILQLYLASGAKICSFPSIDRQFKCIDFLTMFDGANFSRW, encoded by the coding sequence ATGCAGACTTCTATGATTAATATTGATCATTCATTTAATAGTCTTCAAACTTTTCCAGTCATTGAGACTGAAAGTTATATCATCCGACTAGCTTTCAACCAAAAAGAATTAGAATCTATTTTCCGGTTACGCTTTCAAGTTTTCAATCTTGAGCTAGGTTTAGGATATCTTACTAGTAATCTTACCCAAATGGATCAAGATGAATTTGATGCAGTTTGGCATCATTTAATACTTATTTATAAAGAGACTGGTCAAATAGTTGGAAGTTATCGAATGCAAACTTATAGTATGGCTTCTCAAACATTAGGTTTTTATGCTGCTCAATATTTTAATCTTACTAAGATTAATGATTCTTTGCTTCAGGTAACTGTAGAAATTGGACGCGCATGTATAGCAAAAGAATATCGTACTATTCAGGCGCTTTCATTACTTTTCAAAGGTTTGGCTAATTATCTGGCTTGGAGTGGAAATCAATATTTTTTGGGGTGTGCAACATTACCAACACAAAGTCATTACAAGGCTTGTTGTGCTTATAATTATTTTCAGAATAACGGCTTTATGCACCCAAGTATTTTAGTTGAGCCAAAATCTCAATATTCTTTAGAACTATCTCAAGATTATCCTGATTCATGCAATGTTGAGATTCCTGATATCTTGCAGTTATATTTAGCTAGCGGAGCCAAAATATGCAGCTTTCCCTCTATTGATAGGCAGTTTAAGTGTATAGACTTTTTAACCATGTTTGATGGTGCAAACTTTTCTAGATGGTAA
- a CDS encoding NUDIX hydrolase, translating to MSRKVSKTFKQSGVIPYRVQNGKIEILLITSRDRQKWVIPKGGIASGMSPPASAAKEAWEEAGVIGRVDVNKLGTYKYRKRGKIYRVQIYLMPVEMVCEEYPEAGQRQRQWLDFTKAIMLVKQTSLQRIILKGIVQTKLHFCALSLIKYSWRSSCG from the coding sequence ATGAGTCGAAAAGTCAGCAAAACTTTTAAGCAGTCCGGGGTAATTCCTTATCGAGTTCAAAACGGAAAAATTGAAATCTTGCTGATTACAAGCCGCGATCGTCAAAAATGGGTAATTCCCAAAGGAGGGATTGCTAGTGGCATGAGTCCACCAGCTTCAGCAGCAAAAGAAGCATGGGAAGAAGCTGGGGTAATTGGGCGAGTAGATGTCAATAAATTAGGTACTTATAAATATCGCAAACGAGGCAAAATTTACCGAGTGCAGATATATTTGATGCCTGTAGAAATGGTATGTGAAGAATATCCAGAAGCTGGTCAAAGACAGCGCCAATGGCTAGATTTTACTAAAGCCATCATGTTAGTTAAGCAAACTTCACTTCAGCGAATCATCCTCAAGGGAATTGTTCAAACTAAACTTCATTTTTGTGCATTGTCTTTAATTAAATACTCCTGGCGTTCATCTTGCGGGTAG
- a CDS encoding DNA recombination-mediator protein A has translation MSQSTDLINLDTLAQELATIQQTGSKRIALLGSRHVPITHQNLIEMMTYALVLSGNRVITSGATGTNSAAIKGAMRADPNLLTVILPQSLERQPNESRQQLEQVMHLVENSGNDSLSLAEASYLCNKEIVSRCQQLICFAFHDSRTLLQTCQDAEEQRKVLTLFYFD, from the coding sequence TTGAGCCAGTCAACAGACCTTATCAACCTCGATACATTAGCGCAGGAACTGGCGACAATCCAGCAAACAGGTTCTAAACGAATCGCCTTGCTGGGTTCGCGTCATGTACCAATTACGCATCAAAATCTGATTGAAATGATGACTTATGCCCTGGTTCTATCAGGTAATCGGGTCATCACCTCCGGTGCTACAGGAACCAATTCTGCTGCCATCAAGGGAGCAATGCGGGCTGATCCTAACTTGTTGACGGTAATTCTACCCCAAAGTTTAGAACGTCAACCCAACGAATCACGCCAGCAATTAGAGCAAGTAATGCATCTGGTAGAAAATTCCGGTAACGATAGTCTGTCCCTCGCCGAAGCTAGTTATTTGTGTAATAAGGAGATTGTCTCCCGTTGTCAGCAACTAATTTGCTTTGCGTTTCATGACAGTCGTACTCTGCTACAAACTTGCCAAGATGCTGAAGAACAAAGAAAAGTGCTGACGCTTTTCTATTTTGACTAA
- a CDS encoding tetratricopeptide repeat protein, translating to MSQPRNRWIVQLILALAVLVFVGISVLPIIGAFNNTPSTNQNNASTTGSLASADQKSKLQDEVRGYELVLQREPENQTALKGLLQARLQLLSLKQGDIQGVIEPLEKLAKLNPDRTEYGVLLAQAKQQIGDKEGAAQAYRSILDTKPGDLKALQGMVALLIDQKRPEAAIGLLQETLSNAGQANTIQPGSVDTVAVQVLLGTVQASQKRYPQAISVYDQAIKQAPKDFRPVLAKAMLLKEQGKIDQAKPLFDSASALAPAQYKDEINKAAAASSTPSPAAPSAPSIESTPK from the coding sequence GTGTCTCAACCACGCAACCGCTGGATAGTTCAGCTCATCTTGGCGCTGGCAGTTCTTGTTTTTGTGGGTATTTCGGTGCTTCCCATCATAGGAGCATTTAACAATACGCCTTCCACAAACCAGAATAATGCTAGCACTACAGGAAGCTTAGCTTCCGCTGACCAAAAATCGAAATTGCAAGACGAAGTCCGGGGTTATGAACTGGTTTTGCAACGAGAACCAGAAAATCAAACGGCTTTGAAAGGTTTATTACAAGCACGGCTACAATTATTGAGTTTAAAACAAGGAGATATTCAAGGGGTAATTGAACCTCTAGAAAAGCTAGCTAAGTTGAATCCCGACAGGACAGAGTACGGGGTACTATTAGCTCAAGCGAAACAACAAATTGGCGACAAGGAAGGAGCCGCCCAAGCTTATCGCTCTATTCTAGACACTAAACCTGGTGACTTGAAAGCTCTACAGGGAATGGTGGCTCTGCTAATAGATCAAAAACGCCCAGAAGCAGCTATTGGCTTGCTGCAAGAAACCCTCTCGAATGCAGGCCAAGCTAATACAATCCAGCCAGGAAGTGTAGATACAGTGGCTGTACAAGTACTGTTGGGAACTGTTCAAGCTTCCCAAAAACGCTATCCTCAAGCTATTTCTGTATACGACCAAGCAATTAAACAAGCTCCCAAGGATTTCCGCCCTGTTTTGGCAAAAGCTATGCTCTTAAAGGAACAAGGCAAAATTGATCAAGCAAAACCTTTGTTTGATAGTGCCTCAGCTTTAGCTCCTGCTCAGTATAAAGACGAAATTAACAAAGCAGCAGCTGCCTCTTCCACTCCTAGTCCTGCTGCACCCTCTGCACCTTCAATTGAAAGTACTCCCAAGTAA
- a CDS encoding MAPEG family protein, translated as MTLSQLPVANIFLYSIAAATVLIYLPFLLVAYARTKIGYEAFATPRAQFDKLPAYAQRAAWAHQNSFETFIVFASAALMAYVTGVDSTIAAVAAIAFVVARLLYSIFYIVNIPLLRSLMFAISSFSSATLIILSIIQANN; from the coding sequence ATGACGCTATCGCAACTGCCTGTGGCTAATATTTTTTTGTACTCGATTGCGGCTGCTACCGTACTAATTTATCTGCCGTTTTTATTGGTAGCTTATGCTCGTACTAAAATTGGTTATGAGGCATTTGCTACTCCCCGCGCCCAGTTTGATAAATTACCTGCCTACGCTCAACGAGCAGCCTGGGCGCACCAGAACTCGTTTGAAACATTTATAGTGTTTGCTAGCGCCGCATTAATGGCTTATGTCACTGGGGTAGATTCTACTATAGCAGCAGTTGCAGCGATCGCTTTTGTTGTGGCTCGGTTGCTATACTCAATTTTTTATATTGTGAATATACCGCTTTTGCGATCGCTGATGTTTGCTATTAGCTCCTTTAGTAGTGCTACTTTGATTATTTTGAGCATTATCCAAGCTAATAATTAA
- a CDS encoding acyl-CoA desaturase → MTAQLPAIATERGNLPQLKWTNVAFFAAFHALALLAPWFFSWSALGLLVFLHWLFGSIGICLGYHRLLSHKSFQVPKWLEYAIAIIGALALQGGPIFWVGGHRQHHAHTEDIDLDPYSAQRGFWWSHMLWIFYPRPEFFDYEVYQKYAPDLARQPFYRWLDRYFLLLQIPLGLLLYALGGWSFVIYGMFVRSVLLWHSTWFVNSASHLWGYRSFEANDGARNLWWVSLVTYGEGWHNNHHTYPQMAKSGLSWWEIDITWWSIQVLKTLGLAKKVVSHPPQGARH, encoded by the coding sequence ATGACCGCACAACTTCCGGCGATCGCGACTGAAAGAGGAAATTTACCTCAACTCAAGTGGACAAATGTAGCATTTTTTGCGGCATTTCATGCCTTAGCACTCTTAGCTCCTTGGTTTTTTTCTTGGTCAGCATTAGGTTTGCTAGTGTTTCTCCACTGGCTTTTTGGGAGCATTGGCATTTGTCTGGGATATCATCGATTACTTAGTCATAAGAGTTTTCAAGTACCTAAGTGGTTGGAATATGCGATCGCCATTATTGGAGCCTTAGCTCTCCAGGGAGGGCCAATTTTCTGGGTTGGGGGACACCGTCAGCATCATGCCCACACTGAAGATATCGACTTAGATCCCTACTCTGCTCAGCGAGGCTTTTGGTGGAGTCACATGCTGTGGATTTTTTACCCGCGTCCTGAGTTTTTTGATTATGAAGTCTATCAAAAATATGCGCCTGATTTAGCGCGACAACCATTTTATCGTTGGCTTGATCGCTACTTTTTGCTGTTGCAAATTCCCTTGGGACTACTGCTGTATGCCTTAGGAGGATGGTCTTTTGTGATTTACGGCATGTTTGTCAGATCAGTCTTACTTTGGCACTCCACTTGGTTTGTCAACTCTGCATCACACCTATGGGGCTATCGCAGCTTTGAGGCCAATGATGGCGCTCGTAATCTTTGGTGGGTATCCCTTGTAACTTATGGCGAAGGATGGCACAACAACCATCATACTTATCCCCAGATGGCGAAATCTGGATTGTCTTGGTGGGAGATTGATATTACTTGGTGGAGCATCCAAGTATTAAAAACTTTGGGATTAGCTAAAAAGGTCGTCTCCCATCCCCCTCAAGGTGCAAGACATTAA
- a CDS encoding TetR family transcriptional regulator gives MSSQPLSARQRLIRSALELFTAQGVSATTTRQIAEKAEVNEVTLFRNFGNKHGLLLAVLEESAAFKNLGESLVQRATPPGNVYQALKDYASETLHALERVPEFVRSVVGEADQFPAENRRALGRGLTEANRYVAQYLATVIQQGDLNTYLPAEKLASLLNGMILGYAVIEFTSEFHELWESRDDFLENLVELFLHGAMSHPEKSATDNLPGSLIATEVMDLPAVLVHEILRQAKKLGTQDYALAYILFAAGLSASEIVNLERSHQIYDPQGHFLQITTPGLIRQVPVNQWILSKHYGSYTNNPLIKWLKSRKDAHPAMFLNEAGTPISKLEILGRWEAWTQGLLTPQGQPPAIAQTQNTWCVEMLMRGMSIENLSILTGCDRTQLQPYAKRAREKAALEQATHLDHKPT, from the coding sequence ATGTCTTCTCAACCTCTTTCAGCTCGCCAACGTCTAATTCGCTCAGCACTTGAGTTGTTTACTGCTCAAGGAGTTAGTGCCACTACAACGCGCCAAATTGCCGAAAAAGCTGAAGTTAACGAAGTTACTCTCTTCCGAAATTTTGGTAATAAACATGGATTGCTTTTGGCAGTATTAGAAGAATCTGCCGCCTTCAAAAATTTAGGTGAATCCCTTGTACAGCGGGCAACTCCTCCTGGTAACGTTTACCAAGCGCTTAAAGATTATGCAAGTGAAACCTTACATGCACTAGAACGAGTACCAGAATTTGTGCGCTCTGTTGTCGGTGAAGCCGATCAATTTCCCGCCGAAAATCGCCGGGCTCTAGGACGAGGGTTAACCGAAGCAAACCGTTATGTAGCGCAGTATTTAGCTACTGTGATTCAGCAGGGAGACTTAAATACCTATCTACCCGCAGAAAAATTAGCTAGTTTGCTGAATGGCATGATTTTGGGATATGCCGTTATTGAATTTACCAGTGAATTTCATGAATTGTGGGAAAGTCGAGATGATTTCTTAGAAAATTTAGTGGAATTGTTTTTACATGGAGCAATGTCCCACCCAGAAAAATCAGCAACGGATAACCTACCAGGAAGCCTGATTGCTACGGAAGTAATGGATTTACCTGCTGTTTTAGTCCACGAAATTCTCCGACAAGCCAAGAAGTTAGGAACACAAGATTATGCTTTAGCTTATATATTATTTGCAGCTGGATTATCTGCCTCAGAAATAGTTAACTTGGAGCGATCGCATCAAATATATGATCCTCAAGGACATTTCCTGCAAATTACCACCCCAGGATTGATCCGCCAAGTGCCTGTAAATCAATGGATTTTGAGTAAACATTATGGTTCATACACCAATAATCCTTTAATTAAATGGCTCAAAAGTCGTAAAGACGCTCACCCCGCCATGTTTCTCAACGAAGCAGGTACACCAATCTCCAAATTAGAGATTTTGGGACGTTGGGAAGCGTGGACTCAGGGACTGTTAACACCTCAAGGACAACCACCAGCGATCGCTCAGACACAAAATACTTGGTGTGTAGAAATGTTAATGCGAGGCATGAGTATAGAAAATTTGAGTATTTTGACAGGCTGCGATCGCACTCAATTACAACCTTATGCCAAAAGAGCTAGAGAAAAAGCAGCACTAGAGCAAGCAACACATTTAGATCACAAGCCTACATAG
- the ebsA gene encoding type IV pilus biogenesis protein EbsA: protein MSIEQLQPATQQQASVYLPYIQGTKRNFLPLAISLYQKGVLEGHRKIEASNNIPFVASWNVATLPSDLTRCRMQFDGNADLSYEIMMASFEFMSFLIELMENYKRYRAADFSQAFYRKLLRIDE from the coding sequence ATGTCTATTGAGCAACTACAACCTGCTACTCAACAACAAGCAAGCGTTTACCTACCTTACATTCAAGGTACAAAGCGCAATTTCTTACCTTTAGCTATTAGTCTCTATCAAAAAGGCGTTTTAGAGGGACACCGCAAAATAGAAGCAAGTAACAATATTCCTTTTGTCGCCTCTTGGAATGTTGCAACCTTACCTTCAGACTTAACTCGTTGCCGGATGCAGTTTGACGGTAATGCTGACCTCAGTTACGAAATAATGATGGCAAGTTTTGAATTTATGAGTTTTTTAATTGAACTTATGGAAAACTATAAGCGCTATCGTGCAGCCGATTTTTCACAGGCTTTTTATCGCAAACTACTACGTATAGACGAATAA